Proteins from a genomic interval of Panthera tigris isolate Pti1 chromosome A2, P.tigris_Pti1_mat1.1, whole genome shotgun sequence:
- the LOC102953060 gene encoding histone H1.8, which translates to MAPGSIASSDTSTSSASLTSAVGSSGLSESEKPGLSHSGIRGPRRHPPVLRMVLEALQAGEQRRGTSVAAIKVYILQKYPTVDVLRLKYLLKQALATGMHRGLLVRPTNSKARGATGSFKLVPKHKRKAQSRKTSTMTAPRKPGEAKEKGPKKPREAKKDPPNPGEVKRGPKKQREARTGPTKLDAAKEKAPKKGSQTKDQEARLSEAKKASQQPDKATQDLPSATGPRGKSKVKGRRSNQDGEAHRKTKAGSQNSKSTVPKDKNSAASPAKKKENKVLKEVVACGAKVGPKAKAAAPPRASGSKTVPAPLARKTGAPKGPRKPGMPTKASSSKLASKKTEAES; encoded by the exons ATGGCCCCTGGGAGCATTGCCTCCAGTGACACCTCCACCTCCTCAGCATCCTTGACCTCCGCAGTGGGGTCATCTGGGCTGTCTGAGTCTGAAAAGCCAG GCCTGAGCCATAGTGGCATCCGAGGGCCACGCCGTCACCCTCCCGTGCTGCGCATGGTTCTGGAGGCGCTGCAGGCCGGAGAGCAGCGCCGGGGCACCTCGGTGGCGGCCATCAAGGTTTACATCCTGCAGAAGTACCCAACGGTGGATGTCCTCCGGCTCAAGTACCTGCTGAAGCAGGCCCTGGCCACCGGCATGCACCGCGGCCTCCTGGTCAGGCCCACCAACTCCAAGGCCAGGGGGGCCACTGGCAGCTTCAAa TTAGTTCCCAAGCACAAAAGGAAAGCCCAATCTAGGAAGACATCCACCATGACAGCCCCCAGGAAACCCGGTGAGGCCAAGGAGAAGGGTCCCAAAAAACCAAGGGAGGCAAAGAAGGACCCTCCCAACCCAGGCGAGGTGAAAAGGGGACCCAAGAAGCAAAGAGAGGCGAGGACAGGTCCTACCAAACTGGATGCAGCCAAGGAGAAGGCTCCCAAGAAGGGCAGCCAGACCAAAGACCAAGAAGCAAGACTGAGTGAGGCCAAGAAGGCCTCCCAACAGCCAGACAAGGCCACGCAGGACCTTCCCAGTGCCACTGGCCCAAGAGGAAAGTCAAAGGTCAAAGGCAGAAGGAGCAACCAAG ATGGTGAGGcccacaggaaaacaaaagctgggAGTCAGAATTCAAAATCCACGGTCCCCAAG GACAAGAATAGTGCTGCTTCTCcagccaaaaagaaagaaaacaaggtccttaaagaagttgttgcctgtggGGCCAAGGTGGGGCCCAAAGCCAAGGCCGCTGCTCCTCCCAGGGCCAGTGGGTCTAAGACAGTGCCTGCACCCCTGGCCAGGAAGACAGGGGCCCCCAAGGGCCCGAGAAAGCCCGGCATGCCCACCAAGGCCTCGTCATCCAAACTGGCCAGTAAGAAAACAGAAGCTGAAAGCTAG